A section of the Engystomops pustulosus chromosome 3, aEngPut4.maternal, whole genome shotgun sequence genome encodes:
- the LAMP3 gene encoding lysosome-associated membrane glycoprotein 3 isoform X2, producing the protein MASMTCMWVFLLFSGTFLVTTSAQILSNTTTHAPNTTTHAPNTTTHAPNTTTQAPNTTTHAPNTTTHAPNTTTHAPNTTTHAPNTTTHAPNTTTPATTHAIPTLPPTSSPPKTGNYTVKDDKEVCIIAHMGLEIQIVKSTEKKTDKRYLNIEPKLTNASGICADPKSNLLLTFPEGFINFTFVKESKIYYIEEVSVELIVASEGQWNVSSGKLKLLSTDLGYSVKCKRTPTVKLGDHLELIMAEVKLQAFEIKNSTFGKEEMCSYDRNMTAVAIAVVVIVIIVLAIVVYFIWHKRRSTGYQRI; encoded by the exons gAACTTTCTTGGTTACTACATCTGCCCAAATACTATCCAACACCACGACCCATGCACCCAACACCACAACACATGCACCAAACACCACAACACATGCACCAAACACCACGACCCAGGCCCCAAACACCACGACCCATGCACCAAACACCACGACCCATGCACCAAACACCACGACCCATGCACCAAACACAACAACCCATGCACCAAACACAACGACCCATGCACCAAACACAACGACCCCTGCAACAACACATGCTATTCCAACCTTGCCACCAACCTCCTCACCACCAAAAACTGGCAATTACACAGTCAAAGATGACAAAGAAGTTTGTATTATTGCACACATGGGCCTAGAAATCCAAATAGTGAagtcaacagaaaaaaaaaca gacaagagaTATCTGAACATTGAGCCAAAACTGACAAATGCAAGTGGAATATGTGCTGATCCAAAATCAAATCTGCTCTTAACATTTCCCGAGGGTTTTATTAATTTTACATTTGTAAAG GAAAGCAAGATTTATTACATTGAAGAGGTATCTGTAGAACTGATTGTGGCATCAGAAG GACAGTGGAATGTTTCTTCGGGTAAACTAAAGCTCTTGTCTACTGATCTTGGGTACTCAGTGAAGTGTAAAAGAACGCCAACAGTGAAGCTAGGAGATCATTTGGAGCTTATAATGGCAGAGGTTAAACTTCAGGCTTTTGAAATTAAGAACAGTACATTTGGCAAAG AGGAGATGTGTTCCTACGATCGCAATATGACTGCTGTGGCCATTGCTGTAGTGGTAATAGTTATTATAGTATTAGCAATAGTCGTCTACTTCATTTGGCACAAGAGAAGATCAACTGGATATCAACGTATCTAA
- the LAMP3 gene encoding lysosome-associated membrane glycoprotein 3 isoform X1 yields the protein MASMTCMWVFLLFSGTFLVTTSAQILSNTTTHAPNTTTHAPNTTTHAPNTTTQAPNTTTHAPNTTTHAPNTTTHAPNTTTHAPNTTTHAPNTTTPATTHAIPTLPPTSSPPKTGNYTVKDDKEVCIIAHMGLEIQIVKSTEKKTDKRYLNIEPKLTNASGICADPKSNLLLTFPEGFINFTFVKESKIYYIEEVSVELIVASEGQWNVSSGKLKLLSTDLGYSVKCKRTPTVKLGDHLELIMAEVKLQAFEIKNSTFGKERVCFPDRNNLLVPVGVALAIVGLILIILLVFLLTRRRRISGYERI from the exons gAACTTTCTTGGTTACTACATCTGCCCAAATACTATCCAACACCACGACCCATGCACCCAACACCACAACACATGCACCAAACACCACAACACATGCACCAAACACCACGACCCAGGCCCCAAACACCACGACCCATGCACCAAACACCACGACCCATGCACCAAACACCACGACCCATGCACCAAACACAACAACCCATGCACCAAACACAACGACCCATGCACCAAACACAACGACCCCTGCAACAACACATGCTATTCCAACCTTGCCACCAACCTCCTCACCACCAAAAACTGGCAATTACACAGTCAAAGATGACAAAGAAGTTTGTATTATTGCACACATGGGCCTAGAAATCCAAATAGTGAagtcaacagaaaaaaaaaca gacaagagaTATCTGAACATTGAGCCAAAACTGACAAATGCAAGTGGAATATGTGCTGATCCAAAATCAAATCTGCTCTTAACATTTCCCGAGGGTTTTATTAATTTTACATTTGTAAAG GAAAGCAAGATTTATTACATTGAAGAGGTATCTGTAGAACTGATTGTGGCATCAGAAG GACAGTGGAATGTTTCTTCGGGTAAACTAAAGCTCTTGTCTACTGATCTTGGGTACTCAGTGAAGTGTAAAAGAACGCCAACAGTGAAGCTAGGAGATCATTTGGAGCTTATAATGGCAGAGGTTAAACTTCAGGCTTTTGAAATTAAGAACAGTACATTTGGCAAAG AAAGAGTCTGTTTTCCAGACAGAAATAATCTCTTAGTCCCAGTGGGTGTGGCCTTGGCGATTGTGGGGCTGATTCTAATAATCCTTCTCGTGTTCCTGCTTACAAGAAGAAGGCGGATTTCAGGATATGAACGAATCTGA